One Candidatus Blochmannia vicinus DNA window includes the following coding sequences:
- the fabA gene encoding bifunctional 3-hydroxydecanoyl-ACP dehydratase/trans-2-decenoyl-ACP isomerase has protein sequence MINRRESYTKEDLLASSRGELFGKNGPTLPAPNMLMVDRVIKMTKHGGNYNKGFIEAELDIQSDMWFFNCHFIKDPVMPGCLGLDAMWQLVGFYLGWLGGEGKGRALGVKDVKFTGQILPTSKKVTYLVHFRRIINRKLTMGMADGEVLCDGKIIYTATDLKVGLFKKNTIF, from the coding sequence ATGATTAATAGACGTGAATCATATACAAAGGAAGATCTATTAGCTTCTAGTAGAGGCGAGCTATTTGGAAAAAACGGGCCTACACTCCCAGCTCCTAATATGCTGATGGTGGATCGAGTCATAAAAATGACTAAACATGGAGGAAATTATAATAAAGGATTTATAGAAGCAGAATTAGATATCCAATCGGATATGTGGTTTTTTAATTGTCATTTCATAAAAGACCCAGTTATGCCAGGATGTTTAGGATTGGATGCAATGTGGCAGCTAGTGGGGTTTTACCTTGGATGGCTTGGAGGAGAAGGGAAAGGACGTGCTTTAGGAGTAAAAGATGTTAAATTTACTGGTCAAATTTTACCTACATCTAAAAAAGTTACCTATCTTGTTCATTTCCGCAGAATTATTAACAGAAAACTAACTATGGGTATGGCCGATGGTGAGGTATTATGTGATGGAAAAATAATTTATACCGCAACTGACTTAAAAGTTGGATTATTTAAAAAAAATACAATATTCTGA
- the asnS gene encoding asparagine--tRNA ligase gives MNVVSVADILYGYISKNTEITIQGWIRTRRDSKAKISFLDIYDGSCITPLQIIAYDNLYNYKNEILHLTSGCSVTIDGIVSASIGMKQRVEVIAKSIKILGWIENPSTYPITAKNHTMKYLREVSHLRPRTNIIGAVARIRHTLSQAIHTFMHKQGFIWVPTPIITAYDTEGNGKMFCVSTSKNQKALHNSKEKTNTYDTHNFFGKEAFLTVSGQLNAEAYACALSKVYTFGPTFRAEYSNTNRHLSEFWMIEPEAAFMTLDDIIILAESLLKNIIIVLLKECSDDIKYFINKIDKNIISRLENFTNIKFNCIEYTEAIKLLKVCNKQFNIPIHWGTDLFSEHEKYLSEEYFKSPVIVKNYPKSIKAFYMRLNDDNQTVASMDVLVPGIGEIIGGSQREERLSTLDQRLQENNLTQENYWWYRDLRRYGTVPHSGFGLGFERLMIYVTGIKNIRDVIPFPRTPKNVNF, from the coding sequence ATGAATGTAGTATCAGTAGCAGATATATTGTACGGTTATATATCAAAAAATACTGAAATTACTATACAGGGTTGGATTCGCACCCGACGTGATTCTAAAGCTAAAATTTCCTTTCTTGATATCTACGATGGTTCTTGCATAACCCCACTACAAATAATTGCATATGATAATTTATATAATTATAAAAATGAAATATTACACTTGACTAGTGGTTGCTCAGTTACAATTGATGGAATCGTATCCGCATCCATTGGAATGAAACAACGTGTTGAAGTAATCGCAAAAAGTATTAAAATATTAGGATGGATAGAAAACCCTAGCACCTACCCAATAACAGCTAAAAACCACACTATGAAATATCTACGTGAAGTTTCTCATTTAAGACCACGTACCAATATAATTGGAGCTGTTGCACGTATCAGACACACATTGTCGCAAGCTATCCATACCTTTATGCACAAACAAGGATTTATATGGGTCCCTACCCCTATAATTACTGCGTACGATACTGAAGGCAATGGAAAAATGTTCTGCGTTTCTACTTCAAAAAATCAGAAAGCTTTACATAATTCAAAAGAAAAAACCAATACTTACGATACCCATAATTTTTTTGGTAAAGAAGCTTTTTTAACAGTATCAGGGCAATTAAATGCCGAAGCCTATGCTTGTGCATTATCGAAAGTATACACTTTTGGTCCAACTTTTAGAGCAGAATATTCCAATACCAATCGTCATTTATCTGAATTCTGGATGATAGAACCAGAAGCAGCGTTTATGACTTTAGATGACATTATTATTTTAGCAGAATCTTTACTTAAAAATATCATCATAGTACTCCTTAAAGAATGTTCTGATGATATAAAATATTTTATTAATAAAATAGATAAAAATATCATATCTCGATTAGAAAACTTCACTAATATTAAGTTTAACTGTATAGAATATACTGAAGCAATAAAATTATTAAAAGTATGTAATAAACAATTTAATATTCCAATACATTGGGGAACAGATTTATTCTCTGAACATGAAAAATATCTATCAGAAGAATATTTTAAATCTCCTGTAATAGTAAAAAATTATCCAAAAAGTATCAAAGCTTTCTACATGCGCTTAAATGACGATAACCAAACTGTAGCATCTATGGACGTTTTAGTACCTGGCATTGGAGAAATAATTGGAGGTTCGCAGAGAGAAGAAAGATTATCAACCTTAGATCAAAGATTGCAAGAAAACAACTTAACACAAGAAAATTATTGGTGGTATCGCGATTTAAGACGATATGGAACAGTACCTCATTCAGGATTCGGTCTAGGTTTTGAAAGATTAATGATATATGTTACAGGGATAAAAAATATTAGAGATGTTATCCCTTTTCCTAGAACACCAAAGAATGTCAATTTTTAA
- the hspQ gene encoding heat shock protein HspQ: MITSKFGIGQQVRHKLLGYLGVVIDIDPEYSLEKPTLDEITKNDTLRKSPWYHVVMEDENGKPMHTYLAEVQLGYENAHIHPEQSTLDELSASILLQLQTPRLRN; encoded by the coding sequence ATGATAACTAGTAAATTTGGAATCGGACAACAAGTCCGACACAAGTTATTGGGGTATTTAGGAGTAGTAATAGACATAGATCCAGAATATTCTCTTGAAAAACCAACTTTGGATGAAATTACAAAAAACGACACTTTACGCAAATCTCCATGGTATCATGTCGTTATGGAAGACGAAAACGGAAAACCTATGCATACTTATTTAGCAGAAGTACAATTAGGATACGAGAACGCTCATATACACCCAGAGCAAAGCACTTTAGATGAACTTTCTGCGTCTATTCTTTTACAACTGCAAACACCACGGCTAAGAAATTAA
- a CDS encoding TusE/DsrC/DsvC family sulfur relay protein, translating into MKCSQINANINEQGYLIHIEDWNEDIAMHLANLEGITMDAIHWEIIYFVRKFYMEFNALPKIRILINAIALKHGKEKGNSQFLARLFPKGSVAQKIAKISGLPKPIKCL; encoded by the coding sequence GTGAAATGTAGTCAAATAAACGCTAACATTAATGAGCAAGGCTATTTAATACATATTGAAGACTGGAATGAAGACATTGCGATGCATCTAGCTAATCTAGAAGGCATCACGATGGATGCAATACATTGGGAAATTATATATTTTGTACGTAAATTCTACATGGAATTCAACGCGTTACCAAAAATCAGAATATTAATTAATGCCATAGCACTTAAACATGGTAAAGAAAAAGGAAATAGCCAATTTCTTGCTCGATTATTTCCAAAAGGCTCCGTAGCTCAAAAAATTGCAAAAATTTCAGGTCTTCCTAAACCCATAAAATGCTTATAA